Proteins from one Xenopus tropicalis strain Nigerian chromosome 1, UCB_Xtro_10.0, whole genome shotgun sequence genomic window:
- the slc7a4 gene encoding cationic amino acid transporter 4: MGSRLPSAATLVRFCQKLNRVKTLEDDLMETSLKRCLSTIDLTLLGVGGMVGSGLYVLTGTVAKEIAGPAVIISFLIAGVASLLAALCYAEFGARVPKTGSAYMFTYVSVGEIWAFLIGWNVILEYMIGGAAVARAWSGYLDSMFDHKIKNYTETHVGSWNVQFLAHYPDFLAAGILLVATAFISFGVRVSSWLNHIFAGISMGIILFILIFGFILAEPKNWGPENGGFAPFGFSGIMSGTATCFYAFVGFDVIAASSEEAKNPQKAVPIATAVSLGLATAAYFLVSTVLTLMVPWNTLVPDSALSDAFYRRGYSWAGFIVAAGSICGRFNNIFCLT; encoded by the coding sequence ATGGGGAGTCGACTACCGTCTGCTGCAACTCTTGTCCGGTTTTGTCAGAAGCTGAACAGAGTGAAGACTTTGGAGGATGACTTAATGGAAACTTCCTTGAAAAGATGCCTTTCTACAATTGACCTTACTCTTTTAGGTGTGGGTGGAATGGTTGGTTCAGGTTTATATGTACTGACTGGCACAGTTGCCAAAGAGATAGCAGGTCCAGCTGTCATTATATCCTTCCTTATTGCTGGGGTTGCTTCACTGCTAGCTGCTCTTTGCTACGCTGAATTTGGTGCACGTGTGCCGAAAACAGGGTCAGCTTATATGTTTACGTATGTTTCGGTTGGTGAAATCTGGGCCTTTTTAATTGGCTGGAATGTCATCCTGGAATATATGATTGGTGGAGCTGCAGTGGCAAGAGCCTGGAGTGGGTACCTGGACTCAATGTTTGACCACAAAATTAAGAACTATACAGAAACACATGTTGGCAGTTGGAATGTCCAGTTTCTAGCACACTATCCTGACTTCTTAGCTGCTGGGATTTTGCTGGTTGCCACAGCATTTATTTCTTTTGGTGTCAGAGTATCCTCGTGGCTTAACCACATTTTTGCTGGCATAAGTATGGGGATTATCTTATTTATTCTGATCTTTGGATTCATTCTCGCAGAACCCAAGAACTGGGGTCCTGAAAATGGGGGATTTGCCCCTTTTGGCTTCTCTGGCATTATGTCTGGCACTGCTACCTGCTTTTATGCCTTTGTTGGTTTTGATGTGATAGCGGCCTCCAGTGAAGAAGCCAAGAATCCTCAAAAAGCAGTTCCTATTGCAACAGCCGTCTCATTAGGTCTCGCTACAGCCGCCTACTTCTTGGTGTCCACAGTATTAACATTGATGGTACCTTGGAATACACTTGTACCGGACTCTGCTCTTTCTGATGCATTTTATAGACGGGGCTATTCATGGGCCGGGTTCATTGTGGCTGCTGGTTCCATTTGTGGTAGGTTTAATAACATTTTCTGTTTAACATAA